One genomic window of Sodaliphilus pleomorphus includes the following:
- a CDS encoding AMP-binding protein, translated as MDLDTFIAEWNNPSDRVLVHTSGSTGKPKPMMVEKRRMACSARITCRFLGLQRGDTALLCMPLDYIAGKMVVVRSLVAGLKLIAVPPSGHPLATVSQHINFAAMVPLQVVNSLQEPQERARLEAIDHLIIGGGAIDDSLARELKQFPRAVWSTYGMTETLSHIALRRLSGPQASQWYTPFESVTVGLDSRGCLTIDAPQVCPAPLTTNDRAIVENGRFKILGRIDNVIDTGGIKVQIEEVEHLLKPHLKAPFIISKKKDARLGEMIVLLTQDPDTAAVEAACRLAIANRYWRPRRVVHIDKLPLTATGKPARAQAERYCNTL; from the coding sequence ATGGACCTCGATACATTCATAGCCGAGTGGAACAACCCAAGCGACCGCGTGCTCGTGCACACCAGCGGCTCGACCGGCAAGCCCAAGCCCATGATGGTGGAAAAAAGGCGCATGGCCTGCAGCGCCCGCATCACGTGCCGCTTTCTGGGCCTGCAACGCGGCGACACAGCCCTGCTGTGCATGCCGCTCGACTACATTGCCGGCAAGATGGTGGTGGTGCGCAGCCTCGTGGCCGGGCTCAAGCTCATCGCCGTGCCCCCCAGCGGTCACCCGCTGGCCACAGTGAGCCAGCACATCAATTTTGCCGCCATGGTGCCCCTGCAAGTCGTCAACTCGCTGCAAGAGCCCCAGGAGCGGGCGCGGCTCGAGGCCATCGACCACCTCATCATAGGCGGCGGTGCCATCGACGACAGCCTGGCCCGCGAGCTCAAGCAGTTTCCACGGGCCGTGTGGAGCACCTACGGCATGACCGAGACCCTGTCGCACATCGCCCTGAGGCGGCTCAGCGGCCCGCAGGCCAGCCAGTGGTACACCCCCTTTGAGAGCGTGACCGTGGGGCTCGACAGCCGCGGTTGCCTCACCATCGATGCCCCGCAGGTGTGCCCTGCCCCGCTCACGACCAACGACCGCGCCATTGTCGAGAACGGCAGGTTCAAGATACTGGGTCGCATCGACAACGTGATCGACACCGGCGGCATCAAGGTGCAAATCGAGGAGGTGGAGCACCTGCTCAAGCCCCACTTGAAGGCCCCCTTCATCATTTCGAAGAAGAAAGACGCACGCCTGGGCGAGATGATAGTGCTGCTCACCCAGGACCCCGACACAGCCGCCGTCGAGGCCGCATGCCGGCTGGCCATAGCCAACCGCTACTGGCGCCCGCGGCGGGTGGTGCACATCGACAAGCTGCCCCTCACTGCCACCGGCAAGCCGGCACGCGCCCAGGCCGAGCGCTACTGCAACACGCTGTAG